One stretch of Arachis hypogaea cultivar Tifrunner chromosome 20, arahy.Tifrunner.gnm2.J5K5, whole genome shotgun sequence DNA includes these proteins:
- the LOC112784599 gene encoding uncharacterized protein isoform X2: MRNNIVNPHSLLPATQLRHRHSVCSRCHCRSSGPEIWEDTIGNIDVLVAGIGTGGTVTGTGRYLKMMNTNIKVVGVEPADRSIISGDNPGFMPNILNIKLLDEVIKVMVGLQFEPFIEDLTSLVKSGEVPISRIDDAVERILRMKFAAGRFEFPFSDRSLLDMVGCKQHRDLAREAVRKSLVLLKNRKDISKPFLPLDRKAKRILVAGTHADDLGFQCGGWTKTWYGCSGRITIDFPIL, translated from the exons ATGAGAAACAATATTGTTAACCCTCATTCTCTGCTACCGGCGACACAATTGCGCCATCGTCACTCCGTTTGCTCGCGCTGCCACTGTCGCTCCTCAG GGCCAGAGATATGGGAGGATACCATTGGCAATATTGATGTATTGGTTGCCGGTATTGGAACTGGTGGCACTGTTACCGGCACTGGACGTTACCTGAAAATGATGAACACCAACATAAAG GTGGTTGGTGTGGAACCTGCTGACAGAAGTATAATCTCAGGAGACAATCCAG GTTTCATGCCAAACATTTTGAATATCAAACTGCTCGACGAAGTTATCAAG GTAATGGTGGGTTTACAATTTGAACCGTTCATTGAAGATTTGACCTCTCTTGTTAAATCCGGGGAAGTACCAATAAGCAGAATTGATGATGCTGTTGAGCGAATTTTGAGAATGAAGTTTGCCGCTGGTCGTTTTGAATTTCCTTTTAGTGACAGATCTTTGCTAGATATGGTTGGATGCAAG CAACATAGAGATCTAGCACGTGAAGCAGTTCGAAAGTCCTTGGTTCTgttgaaaaatagaaaagatattagCAAACCCTTTCTTCCATTGGATAGGAAAGCAAAGAGAATCCTTGTTGCTGGGACTCATGCCGATGATCTTGGATTTCAGTGTGGAGGTTGGACCAAAACTTGGTATGGATGTAGTGGGAGGATTACCATTG ATTTTCCGATTTTGTAG
- the LOC112784599 gene encoding uncharacterized protein isoform X1, whose amino-acid sequence MRNNIVNPHSLLPATQLRHRHSVCSRCHCRSSGPEIWEDTIGNIDVLVAGIGTGGTVTGTGRYLKMMNTNIKVVGVEPADRSIISGDNPGFMPNILNIKLLDEVIKVMVGLQFEPFIEDLTSLVKSGEVPISRIDDAVERILRMKFAAGRFEFPFSDRSLLDMVGCKQHRDLAREAVRKSLVLLKNRKDISKPFLPLDRKAKRILVAGTHADDLGFQCGGWTKTWYGCSGRITIGKPLISLLF is encoded by the exons ATGAGAAACAATATTGTTAACCCTCATTCTCTGCTACCGGCGACACAATTGCGCCATCGTCACTCCGTTTGCTCGCGCTGCCACTGTCGCTCCTCAG GGCCAGAGATATGGGAGGATACCATTGGCAATATTGATGTATTGGTTGCCGGTATTGGAACTGGTGGCACTGTTACCGGCACTGGACGTTACCTGAAAATGATGAACACCAACATAAAG GTGGTTGGTGTGGAACCTGCTGACAGAAGTATAATCTCAGGAGACAATCCAG GTTTCATGCCAAACATTTTGAATATCAAACTGCTCGACGAAGTTATCAAG GTAATGGTGGGTTTACAATTTGAACCGTTCATTGAAGATTTGACCTCTCTTGTTAAATCCGGGGAAGTACCAATAAGCAGAATTGATGATGCTGTTGAGCGAATTTTGAGAATGAAGTTTGCCGCTGGTCGTTTTGAATTTCCTTTTAGTGACAGATCTTTGCTAGATATGGTTGGATGCAAG CAACATAGAGATCTAGCACGTGAAGCAGTTCGAAAGTCCTTGGTTCTgttgaaaaatagaaaagatattagCAAACCCTTTCTTCCATTGGATAGGAAAGCAAAGAGAATCCTTGTTGCTGGGACTCATGCCGATGATCTTGGATTTCAGTGTGGAGGTTGGACCAAAACTTGGTATGGATGTAGTGGGAGGATTACCATTGGTAAGCCATTGATTTCTCTGCTTTTCTGA
- the LOC112785037 gene encoding uncharacterized protein has translation MGPIVVSQLATGLSVLAGAVIVRSVMDMDQKPMVGPGSNPRCQTCNGTGRVTCLCTRWSDSDAGCRTCAGSGRMACSSCGGSGTGRPLTAKIAIRQLNRSS, from the coding sequence ATGGGTCCGATCGTAGTGAGCCAGCTGGCAACCGGTCTGAGCGTGCTGGCAGGAGCGGTTATCGTGAGATCGGTGATGGACATGGACCAGAAGCCCATGGTCGGCCCGGGTTCAAACCCTCGCTGCCAGACTTGCAATGGAACGGGTCGGGTCACCTGCCTCTGTACACGGTGGTCTGACAGCGACGCCGGGTGCCGAACCTGCGCCGGTTCCGGCCGCATGGCATGTAGTAGTTGCGGTGGATCCGGAACCGGTCGACCCTTAACCGCGAAAATTGCGATTCGGCAGCTGAACCGCTCTTCTTAG